A genomic window from Populus alba chromosome 19, ASM523922v2, whole genome shotgun sequence includes:
- the LOC118040996 gene encoding squalene monooxygenase SE1 isoform X3, with translation MDSKHVFGGVVAAFLFGFVVLYSSRGRENIKASEKNRSKKTLESSGNGVCRSNFAGNTDVIIVGAGVAGSALAYALAKDGWRVQVIERDLTEPDRIVGELLHAGGCIKLAELGLEDCLDGIDSQIVFSFAAVHKDGRRTAISYPSNACSRSFHHGRFIQKLREKAASLPNVKLEQGTVTSLVEENGSIKGVLYKTKAGQELAASASLTIIEVPSYFGGLVLENYNLPYANRAYFILKDSIVVTYPISSNEIRCFVDVPGSKQPPISNGEMASYLKTVVAPQMPPELHNAFICAIEKGNIRTMPNRIMAASPSPTPGAFMIGDSLNMRHAVTGGGMTVGLSDVVLLRDLLRPLNDLRDGAAICKYLESFDILRKPTAFAINTLASTLHTVFSSSDQDPSRKEMKEAFFNYLSLGGVFSEGLMALLSGLNPAPLSLVFHCFAMLAYAVGRLLLPFPTPKRVCIAAKLILVGLGIIFPILKAEGIRATFFPVTMPAYYRTPPVQSTDERETGK, from the exons ATGGACTCCAAGCATGTATTTGGAGGAGTTGTAGCAGCTTTCTTGTTCGGGTTTGTTGTCCTCTACAGTTCAAGAGGGAGAGAGAATATCAAAGCTTCAGAGAAAAATCGAAGCAAGAAAACTTTGGAAAGCTCTGGAAATGGAGTATGCAGATCAAATTTTGCTGGAAATACTGATGTGATCATCGTAGGTGCTGGTGTTGCTGGTTCAGCTCTTGCTTATGCTCTCGCAAAG GATGGATGGCGCGTGCAAGTTATTGAAAGAGACTTGACTGAGCCCGACAGAATTGTTGGTGAGCTCCTGCATGCTGGGGGTTGCATTAAATTGGCCGAGTTAGGTCTTGAAG ACTGTCTAGATGGGATTGATTCTCAGATAGTCTTCAGTTTCGCTGCTGTTCACAAAGATGGTAGAAGAACTGCAATTTCATATCCCTCCAATGCGTGTAGCAGAAGCTTTCACCATGGCCGCTTCATCCAAAAACTACGTGAAAAGGCTGCATCTCTTCCGAA TGTTAAACTCGAACAAGGTACTGTAACATCTCTTGTCGAAGAAAATGGCAGTATCAAAGGTGTGCTATACAAAACAAAGGCAGGCCAGGAGTTAGCAGCTTCAGCTTCACTCACAATA ATTGAAGTCCCATCTTACTTTGGTGGTTTGGTCCTGGAGAATTATAATCTTCCCTATGCAAATCGTGCGTACTTTATTTTGAAGGATTCAATTGTCGTAACTTATCCTATTAGCAGCAATGAAATTCGTTGTTTCGTTGATGTACCTGGCTCGAAACAACCACCTATTTCCAATGGCGAAATGGCAAGCTACTTGAAAACAGTGGTGGCACCTCAA ATGCCACCTGAGCTACACAATGCTTTCATATGTGCAATTGAAAAGGGCAACATAAGAACAATGCCAAACAGAATCATGGCTGCGTCTCCCTCTCCAACCCCTGGTGCGTTTATGATAGGGGATTCGTTGAATATGCGCCACGCTGTAACTGGAGGAGGAATGACTGTGGGACTTTCTGATGTTGTTCTACTGCGAGATCTTCTTAGGCCTCTGAATGATCTTAGAGATGGAGCTGCCATTTGCAAATATCTTGAATCCTTTGACATTCTGCGTAAG CCCACGGCATTTGCAATAAACACATTGGCAAGCACCCTACACACAGTATTCTCTTCATCGGACCAGGATCCATCAAGGAAGGAAATGAAAGAAGCATTCTTCAATTATTTGAGCCTTGGAGGCGTGTTCTCAGAAGGACTGATGGCTCTTCTGTCTGGTCTAAACCCTGCCCCGTTGAGCTTGGTTTTCCACTGCTTTGCCATGCTTGCCTATGCTGTTGGCCGCTTATTGCTTCCATTTCCTACACCAAAACGCGTGTGTATTGCGGCAAAACTAATTTTG GTTGGATTAGGCATCATCTTCCCTATACTAAAGGCAGAAGGAATTAGAGCAACATTCTTCCCGGTAACAATGCCTGCTTACTACAGAACTCCTCCTGTCCAATCCACTGACGAAAGAGAAACAGGAAAatag
- the LOC118040996 gene encoding squalene monooxygenase SE1 isoform X1, producing MDSKHVFGGVVAAFLFGFVVLYSSRGRENIKASEKNRSKKTLESSGNGVCRSNFAGNTDVIIVGAGVAGSALAYALAKDGWRVQVIERDLTEPDRIVGELLHAGGCIKLAELGLEDCLDGIDSQIVFSFAAVHKDGRRTAISYPSNACSRSFHHGRFIQKLREKAASLPNVKLEQGTVTSLVEENGSIKGVLYKTKAGQELAASASLTIVCDGCFSNLRRNLCNPKIEVPSYFGGLVLENYNLPYANRAYFILKDSIVVTYPISSNEIRCFVDVPGSKQPPISNGEMASYLKTVVAPQMPPELHNAFICAIEKGNIRTMPNRIMAASPSPTPGAFMIGDSLNMRHAVTGGGMTVGLSDVVLLRDLLRPLNDLRDGAAICKYLESFDILRKPTAFAINTLASTLHTVFSSSDQDPSRKEMKEAFFNYLSLGGVFSEGLMALLSGLNPAPLSLVFHCFAMLAYAVGRLLLPFPTPKRVCIAAKLILVGLGIIFPILKAEGIRATFFPVTMPAYYRTPPVQSTDERETGK from the exons ATGGACTCCAAGCATGTATTTGGAGGAGTTGTAGCAGCTTTCTTGTTCGGGTTTGTTGTCCTCTACAGTTCAAGAGGGAGAGAGAATATCAAAGCTTCAGAGAAAAATCGAAGCAAGAAAACTTTGGAAAGCTCTGGAAATGGAGTATGCAGATCAAATTTTGCTGGAAATACTGATGTGATCATCGTAGGTGCTGGTGTTGCTGGTTCAGCTCTTGCTTATGCTCTCGCAAAG GATGGATGGCGCGTGCAAGTTATTGAAAGAGACTTGACTGAGCCCGACAGAATTGTTGGTGAGCTCCTGCATGCTGGGGGTTGCATTAAATTGGCCGAGTTAGGTCTTGAAG ACTGTCTAGATGGGATTGATTCTCAGATAGTCTTCAGTTTCGCTGCTGTTCACAAAGATGGTAGAAGAACTGCAATTTCATATCCCTCCAATGCGTGTAGCAGAAGCTTTCACCATGGCCGCTTCATCCAAAAACTACGTGAAAAGGCTGCATCTCTTCCGAA TGTTAAACTCGAACAAGGTACTGTAACATCTCTTGTCGAAGAAAATGGCAGTATCAAAGGTGTGCTATACAAAACAAAGGCAGGCCAGGAGTTAGCAGCTTCAGCTTCACTCACAATAGTATgtgatggttgtttttcaaatttacgaCGCAATCTCTGCAATCCAAAG ATTGAAGTCCCATCTTACTTTGGTGGTTTGGTCCTGGAGAATTATAATCTTCCCTATGCAAATCGTGCGTACTTTATTTTGAAGGATTCAATTGTCGTAACTTATCCTATTAGCAGCAATGAAATTCGTTGTTTCGTTGATGTACCTGGCTCGAAACAACCACCTATTTCCAATGGCGAAATGGCAAGCTACTTGAAAACAGTGGTGGCACCTCAA ATGCCACCTGAGCTACACAATGCTTTCATATGTGCAATTGAAAAGGGCAACATAAGAACAATGCCAAACAGAATCATGGCTGCGTCTCCCTCTCCAACCCCTGGTGCGTTTATGATAGGGGATTCGTTGAATATGCGCCACGCTGTAACTGGAGGAGGAATGACTGTGGGACTTTCTGATGTTGTTCTACTGCGAGATCTTCTTAGGCCTCTGAATGATCTTAGAGATGGAGCTGCCATTTGCAAATATCTTGAATCCTTTGACATTCTGCGTAAG CCCACGGCATTTGCAATAAACACATTGGCAAGCACCCTACACACAGTATTCTCTTCATCGGACCAGGATCCATCAAGGAAGGAAATGAAAGAAGCATTCTTCAATTATTTGAGCCTTGGAGGCGTGTTCTCAGAAGGACTGATGGCTCTTCTGTCTGGTCTAAACCCTGCCCCGTTGAGCTTGGTTTTCCACTGCTTTGCCATGCTTGCCTATGCTGTTGGCCGCTTATTGCTTCCATTTCCTACACCAAAACGCGTGTGTATTGCGGCAAAACTAATTTTG GTTGGATTAGGCATCATCTTCCCTATACTAAAGGCAGAAGGAATTAGAGCAACATTCTTCCCGGTAACAATGCCTGCTTACTACAGAACTCCTCCTGTCCAATCCACTGACGAAAGAGAAACAGGAAAatag